CGACGATTCGGGCCCGGCTCGACCGCACCATCGCCCGCCTCAGGGAAGTGCTCGCGGGGCGGACGCCCGATCCGGTGATCGAGTTGGTGGCGGATCTCGTCGAACGCGGAGAGCTTTCGACCGCGGGCGCACGGGCGATCCGCGATCTCGTCCGCGGCCAGGGTTCGCGGCCGGGAGGCACACACAGGAGGGACACATGAACGAGTGGTGGTCCGAGATGTCGACCGGCCTGATTTTCGGAACCGCCGGGGCGGTCTACGGAACCCTCGGCGGCCTGTTTGGCACGCTGGCGGGCTTGCTGGTGCCGCGCGGCCGAGGCAAGCCGCTCGTCTACGGCCTGATGGCGCTGCTGATCGCCAGTGGACTCGGGGGAATGGCGCTGCACGCGACGGCGCTGGTCCTCGGCCAACCAGGGCATGTCTGGATGTGGCCGCTCTTGCTCGGCGCGATGATGCTTTTTTCGATCCTTCCGGGCGGCCTCGGAATCCATCACGCATACCGGCAGGCCGAGCGACGCAGGCTCGACGCCGCCGAGTTGCGGCAAAGCGCCTGACGGCTGC
The sequence above is a segment of the Planctomycetota bacterium genome. Coding sequences within it:
- a CDS encoding DUF2089 domain-containing protein, whose protein sequence is MKTVIDKTKTSLFLFNMASDSFKRASIEEAADHPLLSLQREDLDLVVQLVLASGSLTDLAATYEVSYPTIRARLDRTIARLREVLAGRTPDPVIELVADLVERGELSTAGARAIRDLVRGQGSRPGGTHRRDT